The Falco rusticolus isolate bFalRus1 chromosome 15, bFalRus1.pri, whole genome shotgun sequence genome has a segment encoding these proteins:
- the LOC119157705 gene encoding uncharacterized protein LOC119157705 isoform X3 has product MEVQLASGFLPLLLLAWLPAGLSHQISATIDVSVGLDLILQCLLQAGSNSTARGVKWFNTTQNNGEKQNEDGVEMKNGSAQLVFPSVNKAHSGMYTCRMENMRNTSRNKDSKLNTHGTVASQPRESVITTECRFKIWSENLTVHVKWYRPAGLEVGNQTDTIVLGENCANLTSPGMHAASTGICGCRVFITRVNLTDTGNGTQGTVPSCSPGAPQAKGTWIETWAGLNFPLCIISSLAVATLLYMLVIGLLVWRCRRNRKGKITSRQVVEMDQLRMASSVTGTEDLTYANLKFEKKGAKPASSDVVYTEIKPSQQKQCGRDAGAASAGMVISPKGEDK; this is encoded by the exons ATGGAGGTCCAGCTGGCCAGCGGCTTTctgcccctgctgctccttgcctggctgcctgctg GACTGTCTCACCAGATTTCAGCCACAATTGACGTGTCGGTAGGGTTAGATCTCATCTTGCAGTGCCTGCTCCAGGCAGGCTCAAACAGCACTGCCAGGGGTGTGAAATGGTTTAATACCACACAAAAcaatggagaaaagcagaatgaagaTGGTGTGGAGATGAAAAATGGTTCTGCCCAGCTCGTCTTCCCCAGTGTGAACAAAGCACATTCAGGAATGTACACGTGCAGGATGGAGAACATGAGGAACACGTCCAGGAACAAAGATTCCAAACTGAACACTCATG GGACAGTCGCCAGCCAGCCAAGAGAGTCAGTCATCACCACAGAGTGCAGGTTCAAGATTTGGTCAGAGAATCTCACAGTACACGTGAAGTGGTACAGACCTGCAGGTCTGGAGGTGGGGAATCAAACTGACACCATCGTTCTGGGAGAAAACTGTGCCAACCTCACCAGCCCTGGCATGcatgcagccagcacaggaaTCTGTGGGTGTAGGGTCTTCATCACAAGAGTAAACTTGACAGACACTGGAAATGGTACGCAAGGGACAGTTCCTA GCTGTAGCCCTGGGGCACCTCAGGCCAAAGGCACCTGGATTGAGACCTGGGCAG GACTCAACTTCCCCCTGTGTATCATCTCCAGCTTAGCAGTGGCGACGCTTCTTTACATGCTGGTAATTGGCCTTCTGGTGTGGCGGtgcagaaggaacagaaaag gaaagattACAAGCAGGCAAGTGGTAGAGATGGATCAGCTCAGAATG GCATCCTCGGTGACAGGGACTGAGGACCTGACCTACGCCAACCTGAAGTTCGAAAAGAAGGGGGCGAAACCCGCCTCCTCTGACGTTGTTTACACCGAGATCAAACCAtcacagcaaaagcagtgtGGCAGGGATGCGGGTGCTGCCAGCGCAGGGATGGTTATCTCCCCCAAGGGAGAGGACAAatga
- the LOC119157705 gene encoding uncharacterized protein LOC119157705 isoform X4, whose translation MEVQLASGFLPLLLLAWLPAGLSHQISATIDVSVGLDLILQCLLQAGSNSTARGVKWFNTTQNNGEKQNEDGVEMKNGSAQLVFPSVNKAHSGMYTCRMENMRNTSRNKDSKLNTHGTVASQPRESVITTECRFKIWSENLTVHVKWYRPAGLEVGNQTDTIVLGENCANLTSPGMHAASTGICGCRVFITRVNLTDTGNGTQGTVPSCSPGAPQAKGTWIETWAGLNFPLCIISSLAVATLLYMLVIGLLVWRCRRNRKGILGDRD comes from the exons ATGGAGGTCCAGCTGGCCAGCGGCTTTctgcccctgctgctccttgcctggctgcctgctg GACTGTCTCACCAGATTTCAGCCACAATTGACGTGTCGGTAGGGTTAGATCTCATCTTGCAGTGCCTGCTCCAGGCAGGCTCAAACAGCACTGCCAGGGGTGTGAAATGGTTTAATACCACACAAAAcaatggagaaaagcagaatgaagaTGGTGTGGAGATGAAAAATGGTTCTGCCCAGCTCGTCTTCCCCAGTGTGAACAAAGCACATTCAGGAATGTACACGTGCAGGATGGAGAACATGAGGAACACGTCCAGGAACAAAGATTCCAAACTGAACACTCATG GGACAGTCGCCAGCCAGCCAAGAGAGTCAGTCATCACCACAGAGTGCAGGTTCAAGATTTGGTCAGAGAATCTCACAGTACACGTGAAGTGGTACAGACCTGCAGGTCTGGAGGTGGGGAATCAAACTGACACCATCGTTCTGGGAGAAAACTGTGCCAACCTCACCAGCCCTGGCATGcatgcagccagcacaggaaTCTGTGGGTGTAGGGTCTTCATCACAAGAGTAAACTTGACAGACACTGGAAATGGTACGCAAGGGACAGTTCCTA GCTGTAGCCCTGGGGCACCTCAGGCCAAAGGCACCTGGATTGAGACCTGGGCAG GACTCAACTTCCCCCTGTGTATCATCTCCAGCTTAGCAGTGGCGACGCTTCTTTACATGCTGGTAATTGGCCTTCTGGTGTGGCGGtgcagaaggaacagaaaag GCATCCTCGGTGACAGGGACTGA
- the LOC119157705 gene encoding uncharacterized protein LOC119157705 isoform X2, translated as MEVQLASGFLPLLLLAWLPAGLSHQISATIDVSVGLDLILQCLLQAGSNSTARGVKWFNTTQNNGEKQNEDGVEMKNGSAQLVFPSVNKAHSGMYTCRMENMRNTSRNKDSKLNTHGTVASQPRESVITTECRFKIWSENLTVHVKWYRPAGLEVGNQTDTIVLGENCANLTSPGMHAASTGICGCRVFITRVNLTDTGNGCSPGAPQAKGTWIETWAGLNFPLCIISSLAVATLLYMLVIGLLVWRCRRNRKGKAEPALSLRLLWELVSISSSPAGLDKPRLGRCPSLISCCSCSLGVPCTGLSRTNCPGVGRRFTPPFLLASCWLRACSWHKLWCK; from the exons ATGGAGGTCCAGCTGGCCAGCGGCTTTctgcccctgctgctccttgcctggctgcctgctg GACTGTCTCACCAGATTTCAGCCACAATTGACGTGTCGGTAGGGTTAGATCTCATCTTGCAGTGCCTGCTCCAGGCAGGCTCAAACAGCACTGCCAGGGGTGTGAAATGGTTTAATACCACACAAAAcaatggagaaaagcagaatgaagaTGGTGTGGAGATGAAAAATGGTTCTGCCCAGCTCGTCTTCCCCAGTGTGAACAAAGCACATTCAGGAATGTACACGTGCAGGATGGAGAACATGAGGAACACGTCCAGGAACAAAGATTCCAAACTGAACACTCATG GGACAGTCGCCAGCCAGCCAAGAGAGTCAGTCATCACCACAGAGTGCAGGTTCAAGATTTGGTCAGAGAATCTCACAGTACACGTGAAGTGGTACAGACCTGCAGGTCTGGAGGTGGGGAATCAAACTGACACCATCGTTCTGGGAGAAAACTGTGCCAACCTCACCAGCCCTGGCATGcatgcagccagcacaggaaTCTGTGGGTGTAGGGTCTTCATCACAAGAGTAAACTTGACAGACACTGGAAATG GCTGTAGCCCTGGGGCACCTCAGGCCAAAGGCACCTGGATTGAGACCTGGGCAG GACTCAACTTCCCCCTGTGTATCATCTCCAGCTTAGCAGTGGCGACGCTTCTTTACATGCTGGTAATTGGCCTTCTGGTGTGGCGGtgcagaaggaacagaaaaggtaAGGCTGAGCCCGCGCTGAGCCTCCGTCTGCTGTGGGAACTGGTCAGCATCTCCTCCTCACCTGCTGGCCTGGACAAGCCCAGGCTTGGGAGATGTCCATCTTTGAtatcctgctgctcctgctcactTGGGGTTCCCTGCACAGGTCTGTCCCGAACAAACTGTCCCGGGGTGGGGAGAAGGTTCACCCCTCCCTTTCTTCTGGCCAGTTGCTGGTTGAGAGCCTGCTCATGGCACAAGCTGTGGTGCAAGTGA
- the LOC119157705 gene encoding uncharacterized protein LOC119157705 isoform X1, with amino-acid sequence MEVQLASGFLPLLLLAWLPAGLSHQISATIDVSVGLDLILQCLLQAGSNSTARGVKWFNTTQNNGEKQNEDGVEMKNGSAQLVFPSVNKAHSGMYTCRMENMRNTSRNKDSKLNTHGTVASQPRESVITTECRFKIWSENLTVHVKWYRPAGLEVGNQTDTIVLGENCANLTSPGMHAASTGICGCRVFITRVNLTDTGNGTQGTVPSCSPGAPQAKGTWIETWAGLNFPLCIISSLAVATLLYMLVIGLLVWRCRRNRKGKAEPALSLRLLWELVSISSSPAGLDKPRLGRCPSLISCCSCSLGVPCTGLSRTNCPGVGRRFTPPFLLASCWLRACSWHKLWCK; translated from the exons ATGGAGGTCCAGCTGGCCAGCGGCTTTctgcccctgctgctccttgcctggctgcctgctg GACTGTCTCACCAGATTTCAGCCACAATTGACGTGTCGGTAGGGTTAGATCTCATCTTGCAGTGCCTGCTCCAGGCAGGCTCAAACAGCACTGCCAGGGGTGTGAAATGGTTTAATACCACACAAAAcaatggagaaaagcagaatgaagaTGGTGTGGAGATGAAAAATGGTTCTGCCCAGCTCGTCTTCCCCAGTGTGAACAAAGCACATTCAGGAATGTACACGTGCAGGATGGAGAACATGAGGAACACGTCCAGGAACAAAGATTCCAAACTGAACACTCATG GGACAGTCGCCAGCCAGCCAAGAGAGTCAGTCATCACCACAGAGTGCAGGTTCAAGATTTGGTCAGAGAATCTCACAGTACACGTGAAGTGGTACAGACCTGCAGGTCTGGAGGTGGGGAATCAAACTGACACCATCGTTCTGGGAGAAAACTGTGCCAACCTCACCAGCCCTGGCATGcatgcagccagcacaggaaTCTGTGGGTGTAGGGTCTTCATCACAAGAGTAAACTTGACAGACACTGGAAATGGTACGCAAGGGACAGTTCCTA GCTGTAGCCCTGGGGCACCTCAGGCCAAAGGCACCTGGATTGAGACCTGGGCAG GACTCAACTTCCCCCTGTGTATCATCTCCAGCTTAGCAGTGGCGACGCTTCTTTACATGCTGGTAATTGGCCTTCTGGTGTGGCGGtgcagaaggaacagaaaaggtaAGGCTGAGCCCGCGCTGAGCCTCCGTCTGCTGTGGGAACTGGTCAGCATCTCCTCCTCACCTGCTGGCCTGGACAAGCCCAGGCTTGGGAGATGTCCATCTTTGAtatcctgctgctcctgctcactTGGGGTTCCCTGCACAGGTCTGTCCCGAACAAACTGTCCCGGGGTGGGGAGAAGGTTCACCCCTCCCTTTCTTCTGGCCAGTTGCTGGTTGAGAGCCTGCTCATGGCACAAGCTGTGGTGCAAGTGA